One stretch of Plutella xylostella chromosome 15, ilPluXylo3.1, whole genome shotgun sequence DNA includes these proteins:
- the LOC119691300 gene encoding seminal metalloprotease 1, giving the protein MQIGGRLVEMHQVIVLLVCAAFAIAAPVMNDRCAQILAGKDLGELGYYYEGDMMMTAEQMRRITEAKTTRNGLTDPQSRWPNRTVVYHIVEGDFDEDQVKMIEDGMQDIANKSCIKFRPRKHSEEYSVIIQGSNPGCSSGVGYKPKDDNGVHQNRLNFHNEEKGCFRHGTIVHELLHTLGFHHMQSTYNRDEYVKIVLENIWEECRHNFYKYNSDTVTNFGVEYDYGSVMHYPAKAFSKNGEDTIIVLRENAIIGQRVGMSESDVLKLNRMYCEQRHS; this is encoded by the exons ATGCAGATTGGTGGGAGACTCGTAGAAATGCATCAGGTTATCGTATTGTTAGTTTGTGCTGCATTTGCTATAGCGGCGCCTGTGATGAAtgata GATGTGCTCAAATTCTAGCCGGCAAAGACTTGGGTGAGCTTGGCTACTACTACGAAGGCGATATGATGATGACGGCGGAACAGATGCGGCGCATCACCGAAGCTAAAACGACGAGGAACGGACTCACGGATCCCCAATCCCGATGGCCGAACCGTACCGTCGTGTACCATATTGTAGAGGGTGACTTCG ACGAAGACCAAGTGAAAATGATCGAAGATGGCATGCAGGACATCGCTAACAAATCGTGCATCAAATTTCGTCCGAGGAAGCATAGTGAAGAATACTCGGTAATTATTCAG GGCTCCAATCCCGGCTGTTCCTCAGGCGTGGGCTACAAACCCAAGGATGATAATGGCGTCCACCAGAACCGGCTGAACTTTCACAACGAAGAGAAGGGCTGCTTCAGACACGGCACCATCGTACACGAGCTGCTCCATACCCTCGGCTTCCACCACATGCAGAGCACTTACAACAGAGACGAGTATGTTAAGATCGTGTTAGAGAACATTTGGGAAG AATGTCGTCACAACTTCTACAAGTACAATAGTGACACGGTGACGAATTTCGGCGTCGAGTACGACTACGGTAGCGTCATGCACTACCCCGCCAAAGCGTTCTCTAAGAACGGGGAGGACACTATCATTGTTTTAAGG GAGAACGCGATCATTGGTCAGCGCGTGGGCATGTCCGAAAGCGACGTGCTCAAGCTGAACCGCATGTACTGCGAGCAGCGACACTCGTGA
- the LOC119691170 gene encoding seminal metalloprotease 1, which yields MHQHYFKPIITQDVNVCGVKATKWVNVSINESFEYLIVQLCTYRYKLRYSFVINLYIERCFRILADKDLGELGNYFEGDMILTAEQLRRITEAKTTRNGLTNAETRWPNRTVVYRIVEDDFEEDHVKMIEDGMKEIANKSCIKFRPRKHSEEHSLMIQGSERGCFSHVGYQPKPDEDGDNQQRLNLYKGCFRHGTIVHELLHTLGFYHMQSTYNRDEYVKIMFENIEEDHRHNFEKYNNDTVTDFGVEYDYASVMHYPADAFSKNGEDTIIVLMANATIGQRVGMSESDVLKLNRMYCEQRHS from the exons ATGCATCAG CATTATTTTAAACCCATTATTACCCAAGACGTCAATGTTTGTGGCGTAAAAGCTACGAAATGGGTTAACGTTTCAATAAACGAATCCTTTGAGTATTTAATCGTCCAACTGTGTACCTATCGGTACAAACTTCGTTATTCATtcgttataaatttatatattgaAAGATGTTTTCGAATTCTAGCCGACAAAGACCTCGGTGAGCTTGGCAACTACTTCGAAGGCGATATGATACTGACGGCGGAACAGCTGCGGCGCATCACCGAAGCTAAAACTACTAGAAACGGACTCACGAATGCCGAAACTCGATGGCCGAACCGTACCGTCGTTTACCGTATAGTGGAGGATGACTTCG AGGAAGATCATGTGAAAATGATCGAAGATGGAATGAAGGAGATCGCTAACAAATCGTGTATCAAATTTCGCCCGAGGAAGCACAGTGAGGAACACTCGCTGATGATTCAG GGCTCAGAGCGCGGCTGCTTCTCCCACGTGGGCTACCAGCCCAAGCCCGACGAAGACGGCGACAACCAGCAACGGCTCAACTTGTACAAGGGCTGCTTCAGACACGGCACCATCGTGCACGAGCTGCTCCATACCCTCGGCTTCTACCACATGCAGAGCACTTACAACAGAGACGAGTATGTCAAGATCATGTTTGAAAACATTGAGGAAG ATCACCGTCACAACTTCGAAAAGTACAATAACGACACGGTGACGGACTTCGGCGTCGAGTACGACTACGCTAGCGTCATGCACTACCCGGCCGACGCATTCTCTAAGAACGGGGAGGACACTATCATCGTTTTAATG GCGAATGCGACCATTGGGCAGCGCGTGGGCATGTCCGAAAGCGACGTGCTAAAGCTGAACCGCATGTACTGCGAGCAGCGACACTCGTGA